A single region of the Dryobates pubescens isolate bDryPub1 chromosome 40, bDryPub1.pri, whole genome shotgun sequence genome encodes:
- the INPP1 gene encoding inositol polyphosphate 1-phosphatase gives MAGLLQALVGASEKAAHIARLCRGEQPLFQLLVAEKKGTDRNRRFLRDFKTLADVLIQEVIKHDLGKEFPDLRGHIHGEESNEFQTGQGDTVTVQVCASPGDTAALLLSVLEPEREAAELLAAAVHREVVLSDAELAGVELGVHPRDLAVWIDPIDSTNEYIAGREDVTPLDGIAPGGLRSALVLIGAYDRRTGSPVLGVINEPFFQRDPQSRRWQGRYHWGVAYGATRLSSLSVPPPRPTPCVVLSRAEGAAVRGALEPLCGGRLRFAAGAGYKLLCVILGLADAYVLSEGTTFAWDACAPHAILRALGGGVVALAEALRARREGDAGPPAELVYNRPVEGAGGAERWANRGGFVAYLHPQHLEAVLAALGTVPGL, from the exons atggcagggctgctgcaggccctggtGGGGGCCTCGGAGAAGGCTGCCCACATCGCCCGGCTGTGCCGCGGGGAGCAgcctctcttccagctgctggtggcagagaaGAAGGGCACCGACAGGAACAGGAGGTTCCTGCGGGACTTCAAGACCCTGGCAGATGTCCTCATCCAGGAGGTCATCAAGCATGACCTGGGCAAGGAG ttTCCAGACCTGCGTGGCCACATCCACGGCGAGGAGTCCAACGAGTTCCAGACCgggcagg GGGACACGGTGACCGTGCAGGTCTGCGCCAGCCCCGGGGACACGGCGGCTCTGCTGCTCTCGGTGCTGGAGCCCGAACGGGAGGCTGCGGAGCTGCTGGCGGCCGCGGTGCACcgggaggtggtgctgagcgACGCGGAGCTGGCAGGCGTGGAGCTCGGCGTCCACCCCCGGGACCTGGCCGTCTGGATTGACCCCATCG ACTCCACCAACGAGTACATCGCGGGGCGTGAGGATGTGACCCCCCTGGATGGCATCGCCCCGGGGGGGCTGCGCTCGGCGCTGGTGCTCATCGGGGCCTACGACCGCCGCACCGGGAGCCCGGTGCTGGGGGTCATCAACGAACCCTTCTTCCAGCGGGACCCCCAGAGCCGCAG GTGGCAAGGGAGGTACCACTGGGGGGTCGCCTACGGTGCCACTCGGCTGTCCTCGCTGAGCGTCCCCCCCCCGCGCCCCACTCCCTGCGTGGTGCTGAGCCGTGCGGAGGGGGCTGCGGTGCGGGGGGCCCTGGAGCCCCTCTGCGGGGGCCGCCTGCGGTTCGCCGCCGGGGCCGGCTACAAGCTGCTCTGCGTCATCCTGGGGCTGGCAGATGCCTACGTCCTGTCCGAGGGCACCACCTTCGCCTGGGACGCCTGTGCCCCCCATGCCATCCTGCGGGCCCTGGGCGGGGGCGTGGTGGCCCTGGCGGAGGCCCTGCGGGCACGGCGGGAGGGGGACGCGGGACCCCCGGCCGAGCTGGTCTATAACCGGCCGGTGGAAGGGGCGGGGGGAGCCGAGCGCTGGGCCAACCGGGGGGGGTTCGTGGCCtacctgcacccccagcacctcgAGGCCGTGTTGGCAGCGCTGGGCACCGTGCCCGGGCTGtga
- the GDF11 gene encoding growth/differentiation factor 11 encodes MAPVLLCLTVLVTVACGGVGGGGAAGGGLGGGGSVGEGHPPAAAAVAAAASSASTSSSSEPVCPVCVWRRHSKELRLESIKSQILSKLRLKEAPNITREVVEQLLPKAPPLQQLLDLHDFQGDSLQHDEQYLEEDEYHATTETVISMAQETDPVVQIEGNPHCCFFNFSPKVMFTKVVKAQLWVYLRPVQHTATVYLQILRLKPVTEAGSRHIRIRSLKIDLNSRAGHWQSIDFKHVLQNWFKQPHSNWGIEINAFDPHGNDLAVTSLGPGAEGLHPFMELRVLEPAKRSRRNLGLDCDEHSTESRCCRYPLTVDFEAFGWDWIIAPKRYKANYCSGQCEYMFMQKYPHTHLVQQANPRGSAGPCCTPTKMSPINMLYFNDKQQIIYGKIPGMVVDRCGCS; translated from the exons ATGGCCCCGGTGCTGCTGTGTTTAACGGTGCTGGTAACGGTCGCTTGCGGGGGGgtcggcggcggcggcgccgctGGTGGTGGTTTAGGAGGGGGGGGGTCGGTAGGAGAAGGGcacccccccgccgccgccgccgttgccgccgccgcctcctccgcctccacctcctcctcttcggAGCCGGTTTGCCCGGTGTGCGTTTGGAGGAGGCACAGCAAAGAGCTTCGCTTGGAGAGCATCAAGTCGCAGATTTTGAGCAAGCTGCGCTTGAAGGAGGCTCCGAACATcacccgggaggtggtggagcagctgctgcccaaggcccctccgctccagcagctcctcgaCCTCCACGACTTCCAGGGGGACTCGCTGCAGCACGACGAGCAGTACCTGGAGGAGGACGAGTACCACGCCACCACCGAGACCGTCATCAGCATGGCCCAGGAAA CCGACCCGGTGGTGCAGATCGAGGGCAAcccccactgctgcttcttcaaCTTCAGCCCCAAGGTGATGTTCACCAAGGTGGTgaaggctcagctctgggtgtACCTGCGGCCGGTGCAGCACACGGCCACGGTGTACCTGCAGATCCTGCGGCTGAAGCCGGTGACCGAGGCTGGCAGCCGCCACATCCGGATCCGCTCCCTCAAGATCGACCTCAACTCCCGCGCCGGCCACTGGCAGAGCATCGACTTCAAGCACGTCCTGCAGAATTGGTTcaagcagccccacagcaaTTGGGGCATCGAGATCAATGCCTTCGACCCCCACGGCAACGACCTGGccgtcacctccctggggcccGGCGCTGAGGGGCTG caCCCCTTCATGGAGCTGCGGGTGCTGGAGCCGGCCAAGCGCTCGCGGCGCAACCTGGGGCTGGACTGCGACGAGCACTCGACGGAGTCGCGCTGCTGCCGCTACCCCCTGACCGTCGACTTCGAGGCCTTCGGCTGGGACTGGATCATCGCCCCCAAGAGGTACAAGGCCAACTACTGCTCGGGGCAGTGCGAGTACATGTTCATGCAGAAGTATCCCCACACCCACCTGGTGCAGCAGGCCAACCCCCGCGGCTCGGCCgggccctgctgcacccccacCAAGATGTCCCCCATCAACATGCTCTACTTCAACGACAAGCAGCAGATCATCTACGGCAAGATCCCCGGCATGGTGGTGGACAGATGCGGCTGCTCCTAA